The Bacillales bacterium genome contains a region encoding:
- a CDS encoding SPOR domain-containing protein, whose amino-acid sequence MELKTVVIDAGCGRKKNGAGNGEKPANEQWAKAVRSQLLERYNVKVVLIDLNSDKRLRGGRRQQADGYCRLQLRKDQGGIRFSVIPPSRRSRRRKRTVHMAAECPRPPNKQALARDAAAVADKIAGVLSLPAVGHPLYRVFAESFQTKEAASDRAKFLKQQQVRAFVEEAVTGENVVYRVDAGRFSERRQAEKRLQELKKMGIGHPFILVSSRTEKMEPILGPSFLSAAQLDIYARHVNDEAPQLGRHYIAFGNHYGVRADIAFAQALLETDDFGFKGEVDPEQNNYCRLCAQKTQPSGASFPTPQDGVLAHIQHLYALAANKPPPEGYPLVDPCPPARTGRYAAWNTLVREHRFDQPYGTAVLLQYEKMKQYSLRQKYTRSSRSILRRFLDWWK is encoded by the coding sequence ATGGAATTGAAAACGGTCGTGATCGATGCCGGCTGCGGAAGGAAAAAGAACGGTGCCGGCAACGGAGAAAAACCAGCCAATGAGCAATGGGCGAAAGCGGTACGATCGCAATTACTCGAGCGATACAATGTCAAAGTCGTCCTGATTGATTTGAATTCGGACAAGCGTCTGCGGGGGGGCCGCCGGCAGCAAGCGGATGGTTATTGCCGTTTGCAGCTTCGGAAAGATCAGGGCGGCATTCGTTTTTCGGTTATACCGCCTTCACGGCGGTCGCGAAGAAGAAAGCGGACGGTGCACATGGCTGCCGAATGTCCCCGCCCGCCAAACAAGCAAGCCCTCGCGCGAGACGCTGCCGCCGTGGCGGACAAAATTGCCGGCGTGCTTTCGCTTCCTGCCGTTGGCCACCCTCTTTACCGTGTGTTCGCCGAATCTTTTCAAACGAAAGAGGCAGCCAGCGACCGCGCGAAATTTCTCAAACAGCAACAAGTGCGCGCCTTCGTAGAAGAAGCGGTGACAGGCGAAAACGTCGTGTATCGAGTGGATGCCGGGCGATTTTCAGAGCGGAGGCAGGCGGAGAAAAGACTTCAAGAATTAAAGAAAATGGGGATTGGGCATCCGTTCATCCTCGTGTCGAGCCGCACTGAAAAAATGGAGCCGATTCTCGGACCCTCGTTTCTCAGTGCCGCACAATTAGACATCTATGCGAGGCACGTCAACGACGAAGCCCCTCAACTCGGACGGCATTATATCGCCTTCGGCAACCACTACGGCGTAAGAGCAGACATTGCCTTCGCCCAGGCGCTCCTCGAAACCGACGACTTTGGCTTCAAAGGAGAAGTCGATCCGGAACAAAACAACTACTGCCGGCTTTGCGCGCAAAAGACACAGCCCTCCGGCGCCAGCTTTCCGACTCCGCAAGACGGGGTGCTTGCGCACATTCAACATTTGTACGCTCTTGCAGCGAACAAGCCGCCTCCGGAAGGATATCCGCTCGTCGACCCTTGCCCTCCGGCAAGAACCGGTCGGTACGCCGCCTGGAACACCCTCGTCCGCGAACATCGATTTGATCAACCTTACGGCACTGCGGTCTTGCTGCAATATGAAAAGATGAAACAGTACAGCTTGCGGCAAAAATACACCCGTTCCTCTCGTTCGATCCTTAGAAGATTTCTCGACTGGTGGAAATAA
- a CDS encoding YwhD family protein has product MAEEKKKQQFNIISGDPTGGDGSYGVGAITLDNVTPVIVDPEAGEAYIEMEALHARSKVERRVRFSPSKEGLEDARLYWIVWVVTERGEYGPHYTGLGACEMRVSREERRIRPGYKSMPEHVNHMDKALKRHVIVDNMDERSRQILKRFLQEERPELWENTSEDVKRHFES; this is encoded by the coding sequence GTGGCCGAAGAAAAGAAGAAGCAACAGTTCAATATCATTAGCGGAGATCCAACGGGCGGAGATGGGAGCTACGGCGTTGGGGCGATCACCCTCGACAACGTGACGCCTGTCATTGTCGATCCCGAAGCGGGAGAAGCGTATATTGAAATGGAAGCACTGCATGCCCGCAGCAAGGTGGAAAGACGAGTGCGCTTCAGCCCGAGCAAAGAAGGGTTGGAAGACGCGCGGTTGTATTGGATCGTCTGGGTGGTGACCGAGCGCGGCGAGTACGGGCCGCACTATACAGGATTAGGGGCGTGCGAAATGCGGGTTTCCCGCGAGGAGCGAAGAATCCGTCCCGGGTATAAGTCGATGCCGGAGCATGTGAATCATATGGACAAGGCGCTAAAGCGTCACGTAATCGTCGATAATATGGACGAACGGTCGAGACAAATCTTGAAACGATTTCTGCAAGAAGAACGGCCGGAACTGTGGGAAAACACGAGCGAAGACGTGAAGCGCCATTTCGAAAGTTGA
- a CDS encoding PBP1A family penicillin-binding protein: MEVVTQKRLKRTWTLIKLMLFIGFFVVSTVSLCFIGLYIYAKTAGPPPLQVPQTTVFYSDHGKKIGEAEHGGQNRYWVSLNEISPAAVKATIAIEDKRFYDHFGFDVRRIAASALEDLMTLSKAEGASTITMQYARNLYLTQDKTWLRKIREALLTLRLEANYSKDTILEGYLNTIYYGHSSYGIEAAARYFFNKDAGDLTLAEASMLAGIPNGPRYFSPYYNMENAQMRQKTVLHAMVQAGYITKQQAEQAARQKLEFVEHHHETNSESVAPYFQKTVERFLREKLHLTPQMIHTGGLKVYTTLNTHLQKIAEQQVEKWMPDDSDMQAALVAMNPQTGAVKALVGGRDFDESSYNRAVQAERQPGSSFKPFLYYTALANGFTPSTKLISEPTTFRYNNGHSTYSPHNYGNYYAHGPITLMQALPLSDNVYAVKTNMFVGPEKLVETAKKAGITTPLAPIPSLALGTKPVTVLDMVRGYSAFANGGYRVEPTFIRKVVDRDGEVIYANDFERKHVFDTATAFVLAQVMTGTFDESLNDYTSVTGRRINNYLHRTVAGKSGTTATDSWMIGFTPKLAAGVWTGYDKGEKLDSVTETHHSKKIWGHFMKQALQGSPKHPFQPPPGVIGVWVDPDTGKRATGDCPQKRYVYYVKGTQPKAYCKKHIHEPSLPNPTEPKDKKEEPDGGILDWLPF, translated from the coding sequence ATGGAAGTCGTTACGCAAAAACGATTGAAACGAACGTGGACGTTAATCAAGCTGATGCTGTTCATCGGCTTTTTTGTCGTTTCCACCGTTTCCTTATGCTTTATTGGTCTTTACATATATGCAAAAACCGCCGGCCCTCCGCCTTTGCAAGTACCGCAAACGACCGTCTTTTATTCGGATCATGGCAAAAAAATTGGTGAAGCCGAACACGGCGGGCAAAACCGTTATTGGGTTTCGCTGAACGAGATTTCCCCGGCTGCTGTGAAAGCCACAATCGCGATCGAGGATAAAAGATTTTACGACCATTTCGGCTTCGACGTGCGTCGCATCGCCGCCTCTGCCCTCGAAGACCTTATGACGTTGTCGAAAGCCGAGGGCGCAAGCACGATCACCATGCAGTATGCCCGCAATTTATACTTGACGCAGGACAAAACGTGGCTGCGCAAAATCCGCGAAGCGTTGCTGACGCTGCGGCTTGAAGCCAATTATTCGAAGGATACCATTCTCGAAGGTTACTTGAATACCATTTATTACGGCCACAGCTCGTACGGAATCGAGGCGGCCGCCCGTTATTTTTTCAACAAAGACGCGGGGGACTTGACACTTGCGGAGGCGAGCATGCTGGCAGGCATCCCGAACGGTCCACGCTACTTTTCGCCGTACTACAACATGGAAAATGCGCAAATGCGCCAGAAAACGGTGCTGCATGCGATGGTGCAAGCCGGGTATATCACGAAGCAGCAAGCGGAACAGGCCGCCCGGCAAAAGCTTGAATTTGTCGAGCATCATCATGAAACGAATTCGGAAAGCGTCGCTCCGTATTTTCAAAAGACGGTCGAACGGTTTTTGCGTGAAAAATTGCATCTGACGCCGCAGATGATTCATACAGGCGGGCTCAAAGTATACACGACGCTCAATACGCATTTGCAAAAAATCGCCGAGCAGCAAGTGGAGAAATGGATGCCGGACGACTCTGATATGCAAGCCGCTCTCGTGGCGATGAATCCGCAAACTGGAGCGGTCAAAGCGCTCGTCGGCGGACGCGATTTCGACGAAAGCTCGTACAACCGCGCCGTTCAGGCGGAGCGTCAGCCGGGCTCTTCCTTCAAGCCTTTCTTGTATTATACGGCGCTCGCGAACGGCTTTACACCTTCGACAAAGCTCATCAGCGAACCAACGACGTTTCGCTACAATAACGGGCACTCCACGTACTCCCCGCATAACTACGGGAACTATTATGCGCACGGCCCGATCACATTGATGCAGGCACTTCCGCTGTCCGACAATGTGTATGCGGTGAAAACGAACATGTTCGTCGGGCCCGAGAAACTTGTGGAGACCGCGAAAAAAGCGGGCATCACGACGCCGCTTGCGCCAATTCCATCGCTCGCGCTCGGGACCAAACCGGTGACGGTGTTGGATATGGTGCGCGGGTACAGCGCGTTTGCGAACGGCGGCTACCGTGTCGAACCGACGTTCATTCGCAAGGTCGTCGATCGGGACGGCGAAGTGATTTACGCGAATGATTTCGAAAGAAAGCACGTGTTCGATACAGCCACCGCGTTCGTATTGGCCCAAGTCATGACCGGCACGTTCGATGAATCGTTAAACGATTATACTTCTGTGACCGGCCGACGTATCAACAATTACTTGCACCGTACAGTGGCGGGAAAATCGGGAACGACGGCCACAGACAGTTGGATGATCGGTTTCACGCCGAAGCTGGCCGCAGGCGTCTGGACCGGCTATGACAAAGGCGAAAAACTCGATTCGGTAACAGAGACGCACCATTCCAAGAAAATTTGGGGGCATTTCATGAAACAGGCGCTGCAAGGATCGCCAAAACACCCGTTTCAACCGCCGCCCGGGGTAATCGGTGTTTGGGTCGATCCGGATACTGGGAAACGGGCGACCGGGGACTGCCCGCAAAAACGCTATGTGTATTATGTGAAAGGTACGCAGCCGAAAGCTTATTGCAAGAAACATATTCATGAACCTTCGTTGCCGAATCCGACGGAACCGAAAGATAAAAAAGAAGAACCTGACGGCGGGATTCTCGACTGGCTCCCGTTTTGA
- a CDS encoding DUF1934 domain-containing protein produces MDAVIPVVIDLTSKVNGNNGDETTQNRVKGTLVEKGPSVYIRYHEKLEEHEDAVRNVLKIGEDDVTIIRNGGVSMHQRFQEGKKTEGSYRTPFGTMRMETATKQFDYEWKSDEGRGEIVLVYELVLQGRDLGRVTLTFSIREADET; encoded by the coding sequence ATGGATGCAGTGATTCCCGTCGTAATCGATCTCACTTCAAAAGTGAACGGCAATAACGGCGACGAGACGACGCAAAACCGCGTAAAGGGTACCTTGGTTGAGAAAGGGCCGTCCGTCTATATTCGGTATCATGAGAAATTGGAGGAGCACGAAGATGCCGTGCGCAACGTGTTGAAAATCGGCGAAGATGACGTGACGATCATACGCAACGGCGGCGTCTCCATGCACCAGCGTTTCCAAGAAGGAAAAAAGACGGAAGGATCGTATCGAACGCCGTTTGGGACGATGAGGATGGAGACGGCGACGAAGCAATTCGACTATGAATGGAAAAGCGATGAAGGCCGGGGCGAGATCGTGCTCGTATACGAGCTCGTCCTGCAAGGACGCGATCTCGGCCGCGTGACGTTGACGTTCAGCATTAGGGAGGCGGATGAGACTTGA